The genomic DNA GTCCAGCCGCGTGACCACGTTGTCGGCCGGGAGCGACTCGTAGTCCGCCGTGGGCGGCGCGGTGGAGTCGTCACACGCGCCGAGAGCGAGGACCAGGGCGAGGACCGCGGGAAAGAATCTTCTCATGAGTACATCATACCGCGTTGGCGCGCAGAAGGTCATGCAGATGCACCAGACCGACGAGGCGGTGTTCTGCCGACACGACGGGCAGCGCCATGATGCCGTGTGTCTCCATGACATAGACTGCGGCGGCGGCCAGCTCGTCCGCATCCACAACCTTCGGCGCCGCGTTCATCACTTCGCTCACCGGAGTATCGAAAATGTCCTCCTGCCGCTCCATGCGCCGGGTCAGGTCGCCGGATGTCACCACGCCGATGACGCGGCCGGCGCCATCCACCACGGGGACCGTACCGCGCTTCTCCGCGAGCAGCATCACGCACTGGCGCATGGGTGCGTCAGGGCCGAGGCGTGGATAATCGTCATCGATCATGACGTCGCGGACACGCAGCGTGAGCTTGCGACCGAGCGACCCGCCGGGATGCAGACGGGCGAAGTCCTCGCGCGTGAAGCCACGTGTCTCCAGCAGTGCGACGGCGAGCGCATCCCCCATGGCGAGCGCGGCGGTGCTCGACGTCGTGGGGGCGAGGTCGAAGGGACAGGCCTCCTCGCTGACGGAACAGTCGAGCACCACGTCGGCCGCGCGACCCAGCGTGGATTGCGGGCCACCGGTCAGAGCAACGATGCGCACGCCGAGCCGCTTCAGGTACTCGACGAGGCCGGTCAGCTCGCTCGACTCGCCGCTCTTCGACAGCAGGATGGCCACGTCGCCGCGGCTCACGATGCCCAGGTCGCCGTGCAGTCCTTCCACGGGATGCAGAAAGATCGCGGGCGTTCCGGTGGAGGTGAGAGTCGCGGCGATCTTGCGTGCGACGATGCCGCTCTTGCCGATGCCGCTCACGATCACGCGGCCGGGCGCATCCAGAACGAGCGCAGCCGCGGTCGCAAAGTCGTCATCGATGCGCAGCTCGAGGTCGCGCAACGCATCGGCCTCCATGCGCAGCACGCGACGCCCCGAGGCGATCACATGAGTGAGGTCAGCGACCGCCGGCACGCATCACCTCCTCTTCTTCCCGCCGCGCCGCAGCACGCACGTCCAGCACCCGCTCCAGCAGGGCAGGCAGCCGGTCCAGCGGCAGCATGTTCGAGCCGTCCGACGGCGCGCGCTCAGGCTGCGGATGCACCTCCAGGAAGAGCGCGTTCGCGCCGGCCGCCATGGCCGCCAGCACCAGCGGCTGGATGAACTGAGGGTCCCCGCCACTCGCCCCATCCGCGCGACCGGGCCGCTGCACACTGTGTGTGCCGTCGAAGATGACCGTGGCCCCCGTAGCCTCACGCATCCTTGCGAACGAACGCATGTCCACGACCAGATCGCCGTAGCCCAGGAACGTGCCCCGCTCGGTGACCGCGACCGCGGCCGCGCCGGCTGCACGTGCCTTGTCGACGGCGCCACCGATGTCCTCGGGCGCCATCCACTGACCCTTCTTGATGTTGACGCTGCGTCCGGTGCGCGCGGCCGCTTCGACCAGGTCCGTCTGACGACTCAGGAACGCCGGGATCTGAAGTACGTCACACACGGCGCCGACCGCGGCCGCCTGCTGCGCCTCATGGACGTCGGTGAGCAGCGGCAGACCGGTCGCGGCGCCCACACGCTCCAGTCGCCGCAGACCCTCCTCCAGGCCTGGCCCGCGTGCGGCGCCCGCCCGGCTGCGATTGGCCTTGTCGAACGACGCCTTGAACACGATCGGCACACCCGTGCGCGCCTGCAGATCGGCCAGTGCCTCGCCGACCTGCAGGTTGAGCGCATCATCCTCCAGCACGCAGGGCCCTGCGATCAGGAAGAAGCGGCCGTCGAACAGGGCGTCCATGCTCATGCGCGTACAGCCGCCTGCGGCGCGATTCGTGGCTCGCCTGCAGTGTCCTGCTCACCCATGCGCCGGCGCGCCAGCGCCGCCGCGACGAACGCCTGGAACAGCGGGTGCGCCTGCGTGGGCCGCGACTTCAGCTCCGGATGGAACTGACAGCCGAGATACCACGGGTGCTCGGGCACCTCGATGATCTCGACGAGGTTGCCATCGGGCGAGAGGCCGCTGAAGCGGATCCCGTTCTTGCCGAGCAGCTCGCGATACGCGTTGTTCACCTCGTAGCGGTGGCGGTGGCGCTCACTGATCTCGAGCGTACCGTACGCGTCGGCCGCACGCGAGCCGGGCGTGAGCCGCGCCGCGTACGCACCGAGTCGCATCGTCCCTCCGAGATCCGTCACCTGCCGCTGCGAGTCCATCAGGCAGATCACGGCTTCGGTCAGGTCGCCGTTGAACTCCGCGGAGTTCGAGCCGCTTAGGCCGCACACATTGCGCGCATACTCGATCACCGCGCACTGGAGGCCCAGACAGATGCCGAAGAACGGCAGCCCGTTCTCACGCGACCAGCGCACCGCATCGAGCATCCCCTCCACACCGCGCACGCCGAATCCGCCCGGGATCAGCAGGCCATCATATTTCTCCAGCAGCTCCGGCCCGCGCCTGCCGTTGCCCGCCGCCGCACCCTTCGCGGTGCCGGCTGCGCCGTCCGCATGCTCGTCCGGCTTCTCGAAGTCCTCACTCGACAGCCAGTCGATCTCGACCCCGACATCGTTGGCGATGCCGCCGTGAATCAGCGCTTCCTGCACCGACTTGTACGAGTCGACCAGCGCCGTGTACTTGCCGACGACCGCGATGCGCACGCTCCCGTTCTGCGGATGCCGCACCCGGTTGACCAGCGTCTGCCACTCGCCCAGGTCCGGTTCCGGGGTGGTCAGGCCCAGCTTCGAGACGATCAGGTTGTCCAGCTTCTGCGCGCGGTATGCCAGCGGCACCTCGTAGATGGTGTCGACATCGCGCGCCTCGATGACGGCTGCCGGATCCACGTTCGTGAACAGCGCCGTCTTCCGCTTCAGGTCGTCCGAGAGCGGCCGATCCGTGCGGCAGATCAGTACGTCCGGCTGAATCCCGATCTCCATGAGCTCGCGCACCGAATGCTGCGTCGGCTTCGTCTTCAGCTCGCCGGCGGCCGCGATGTACGGAATCAGTGTCAGGTGGATGAACAGAGTGTGCTCACGGCCGACTTCCTGGCGGAACTGACGTATGGCTTCGAGGAACGGCAGCGACTCGATGTCACCGACCGTACCGCCGATCTCCGTGATCACCACATCACGGCTCGGCGCCAGCCGCCGGATGGCATGCTTGATCTCATCGGTGATGTGCGGCACGACCTGCACCGTGGCGCCCAGATAATCGCCGCGACGCTCCTTCGTGATCACATCCAGGTAGATGCGACCCGTCGTGATGTTGTTCGCCTGCGATAGCGACTCATCAATGAAGCGTTCGTAGTGACCGAGATCCAGGTCCGTCTCCGCGCCATCGTCCGTTACGAACACCTCGCCGTGCTGGAACGGCGACAGCGTGCCCGGATCGACGTTGATGTACGGGTCGAACTTCTGAATCGTCACGCGCAGACCGCGCTCCACCAGCAGGCGGCCGATCGATGCGGCCGCAATTCCCTTCCCCAGCGAGGATACCACGCCGCCGGTGACGAAGATGTACTTGGTGGGGTGTCGGCTCTGCTCACTCATCGCGCGCTGTCCCTCAGGTGTGTTGTTCACTCCGCAGCCTCTGCTCCGCCCGCTCCGCATCCGCCAGCGTGTCCACCCCGCCCGCCGCACCCGCCACCACACCGACGCCGATCGTCAATCCCGCCTCGAGCGCCCTCAGCTGCTCCAGCCGCTCGATCGCCTCGAGCCTGGAAGCCGGCAGGTCGCTCCAGCGCCGCAGCACGTCCGGCCGGTACGCATACAGGCCGATGTGCCGCAGATACGGCTCCGCTCCCAGCGCCTCGACCGTCGGATCTCCATCCCGGCGATGAGGAATCGGGCTCCTGGAAAAGTAGAGCGCGGCGCCATCCGCTCGCCGCGTCACCTTTACTACCCCGGAATCGCGCCACGCCTCCATCGTGCCAACCGGCGCCGCGACCGTCCCGATATCGAACCCGTTCGTAACCTGCGCTATTGCCGCCGCGACGTGCTCCTCCTCCACGAAGGGTTCGTCGCCCTGCACGTTCACCACGACGTCGAACGCGGCGTACTCGGCGCGACCCATCAGCTCGCCGATCCGTTCGGTACCCGACGCGTGATGCTCCGATGTTATTACCACCTCCGCGCCCCAGGTCCGGCATGCCTCCACGATCTCCGCCGCGTCCGTCGCCACCACCACGCGGTCGAGCACGTGGAATCCGACGACGCGTCGCCACACCCACTCCAGCAGCGGTCTGCCCGCAATGGGATGTAACGGCTTTCGCGACAGCCGCTCCGAGCCGAGCCGGGCGGGAATGACGCCCAGGGTCCGTTCGTGGCGCACCGTTGTCGGGGTCAGAAGGGGCGCGGCGCTACGCAATTTTCACGCCGAAAGGTAACGGGCGCCGCTCAGTCTGTCAAAGAAATTACTGACCGGTCTGCCACGGCAGCGCACGCCTCGGGAAGGAGACGCCGACAGCGAATTCCGCGTCTTCACTGAAGCGGGAGGGATCCGTAACCGCGCGGAGATACACGATGTTGAAACGGAGTCGCACACCGACATTCTGCTCGAAGCCGGGGGACTCCTCGGCGGACCAGGCCATGCCCGCCATGTGGAGCAGATCGAAGTGCGGCCGGCCGAAGAAACGGATGCGGAGTCGGCGCGGCAGCGGGATGGAGTATTCGGTCTCCACGAATGCGACGCGATCGCCGCGGAACTCTGCCACGTCGTACGTATACAGCGTTCCCGACCCGCCGACGAAGCTCCAGCGCTGGAACGGCAGCGAGTCGGTGCCCGGCAGCGGACCCTGCACGTGAGGTTCGATGGTGAGCGTGTGGTTGGCGAGCGCGGCCATGGCCCAGCTCGCGTCGATCTGGTAACGGGCGAAGGAGAAGTCACCATCGAGCAGGTCAGTGCCGACCTCGGTCGCGGCATCGATCTCGACCACGTGCCGCGGCAGTGTCCATACGGTGGACGCGCCGAGGATCGCGCTCGTCGTGCGACTTTCGGCAACGGCGATGTTGTCCGTGCGGAAGTCGCCGGTAATGCTCCACGGATCTCCGGCCACGAGTGGCGTGGCGTCCTCGATCTGGGCGCGAGCGAAGGCATTGGTAACGCGCGCGCCGCTCTCGAGCAGCCTGCGCACCTCGAGGTACGCACGGTCCGCAGCGTAGTAGTCGCGTCGATCCTTCGCCTGAACCAGTGAGCTGATACTGTTGTTTACGTCCGAGCGGATCCAGCGTTCGTTCGTGATCGTCGTCCGCTCCGCTCCGACGGCAACCTCCGTGCGCCGTCGTGTGGCGGCTAGCTCGAGCCCGCCGGTGAACTCACTGCGCTCGGTGCGGTAATCGAGACGGCCCCGGATGATCGGCTCCACATCACCGATGCGCGGCAGCAGGTAGCCCGCGCCCAAACTCGCCGTGAGGCCGTCGACGCGGTCGTACGTGGGAATCCGGATCCCCCTGAAGCCGTACAGCACCAGGGCTGACTCAGCCGTCGTGCCGCGGATGATGACACTGCCGTCATCGCGATCCACGCGATACGGCGCGTTCGGCTCGGAGTGGACCGTGCCGATGACGGCGGCCAGTTCGGAGTAATACAACCCGCCGGCAATGTTGCGGACATCACCCAGGATGCGCGCGGTCGGTCGCACGAACACGTTGGCATCGACGATCACGAGATCGCCGGTGATCACACCTTCCAGCCGAGCGGTCGCGCCTACCACCAGCGCAGTGCCATGGATGGTATCGTTGCGCGCGAGCAGCGTGTCGCCCGCGATCACCTCGTACGCGCCCGAGTCGACCAGGCGCTGCAGGTAGCGATCGTTCTCCGCATCGCCGCGGCCACGCACCGTAACCGTCTGGGCATCAGCGGCCGATGCGGCCGCCAGCAGCACGCCGCACAGGACGAGCGGCCGCAGGGTATGGGACAAGGCAGTCATGTCGCGCTCAGAAAATTGTGGAGCAGTTCGCGACCGCCCTGACTGGCGATCGATTCCGGGTGGAACTGCACGCCCCATACCGGATGCTCGCGATGCCGCACCGCCTGGATCTCATCTTCCCACCCCGGCTCGTCGGTCCAGGCGAGCACCTCCAATGAAGCGGGCAGCGATCCGGGATCCAGCACCAGCGAATGGTACCGCGTCACGTCGAGCGGGCTCGGCAGCCCCCGGAACAGGTCGGCGCCGCGGTGCGCCACCGGCGAGAGCTTGCCGTGCATGATTCTGCGTGCCCGCACCACCTCCCCGCCATACGCCGCGCCGATCGCCTGATGCCCGAGACAGACACCCAGGATCGGCGTGTGCGCACCGTGGCGGCGGATCACGTCAACGCTGATCCCGGCCTCTGCCGGCGTGCACGGTCCCGGCGAGATGACGATGCGCTCCGGCGCCATCTCCGCGATCTCGTCCACCGTGATCTCGTCATTGCGGCGAACGACCGGCTCGACACCCAGGTCGCCGATCAGCTGCACCAGGTTCCAGGTGAACGAGTCGTAGTTGTCTATGACCAGCAGCACATCCGTTCCCCTTCCGGTGACTCACGCGCGCGGATGAAACCGCCGGTGCACGTCGCGCAGGTATTCGCGCTCGACGTGCGTGTAGATCTGCGTCGTCGCGATGTCCGCGTGGCCGAGCATCTCCTGCACGGACGCCAGGTCGGCACCTCCTTCCAGCAGGTGCGTCGCGAACGAATGTCGCAGCGTGTGCGGCGTCACGCGTTTCGTAATGCCCGCGCGCTCCACATGCCGGCGCAGGATCTTCCAGACGCCCATCCGCGTCAGCGGCGTTCCCCGCGCGTTCAGGAAGACTGCCCCTTCGCCGCGGTTCCGCGCCAGTACCGGGCGGATCTCACGCAGATAGACCATCAGCGCCTGGAGCGCCGCGCGACCGAGCGGCACGATGCGCTCTCGCGACCCCTTCCCGAACACCAGCGCCAGGCCCTCCTGGAGGTCTACGTCGCGCACTTTCACGGTGATCAGCTCGCCGACCCGCACGCCGGACGCATACGCGAACTCCAGGAGCGCCTTGTCGCGCCAGAACAGCCGCTCGGATGGATCCGGCGCGTCGAGTATGCGCGTGATGTCATCGCGGCTCAGCACGTCCGGCAGGCGCCGCCACGCCCGCGGCAGCTCCACGCGGTCCGTCGGATCGGCGACGACCACGCCCTCCGCCAGAAGATACGCAAAGTAGGTTCGGAGCGCGGAGACGTTCCGCCGTATGGAGCTGGGCTGGAGCCCCAGGTCCTTGAGGTGATACACGAATTCGCGCAGGTCGGTGGCCGTGACATCGGCGGGACGGACAACGCCGCGCGTCGCGAGATACAGCACCAGGCGGTCCAGGTCGCGCCGGTATGCATCAACGGTGCGTGTTGAAAGACCCCGTTCCAGCGCCAGGTGGTCGGAGAACGGCTGGAGACCAAA from Longimicrobiales bacterium includes the following:
- a CDS encoding KpsF/GutQ family sugar-phosphate isomerase; its protein translation is MPAVADLTHVIASGRRVLRMEADALRDLELRIDDDFATAAALVLDAPGRVIVSGIGKSGIVARKIAATLTSTGTPAIFLHPVEGLHGDLGIVSRGDVAILLSKSGESSELTGLVEYLKRLGVRIVALTGGPQSTLGRAADVVLDCSVSEEACPFDLAPTTSSTAALAMGDALAVALLETRGFTREDFARLHPGGSLGRKLTLRVRDVMIDDDYPRLGPDAPMRQCVMLLAEKRGTVPVVDGAGRVIGVVTSGDLTRRMERQEDIFDTPVSEVMNAAPKVVDADELAAAAVYVMETHGIMALPVVSAEHRLVGLVHLHDLLRANAV
- the kdsA gene encoding 3-deoxy-8-phosphooctulonate synthase, which encodes MSMDALFDGRFFLIAGPCVLEDDALNLQVGEALADLQARTGVPIVFKASFDKANRSRAGAARGPGLEEGLRRLERVGAATGLPLLTDVHEAQQAAAVGAVCDVLQIPAFLSRQTDLVEAAARTGRSVNIKKGQWMAPEDIGGAVDKARAAGAAAVAVTERGTFLGYGDLVVDMRSFARMREATGATVIFDGTHSVQRPGRADGASGGDPQFIQPLVLAAMAAGANALFLEVHPQPERAPSDGSNMLPLDRLPALLERVLDVRAAARREEEEVMRAGGR
- a CDS encoding CTP synthase; its protein translation is MNNTPEGQRAMSEQSRHPTKYIFVTGGVVSSLGKGIAAASIGRLLVERGLRVTIQKFDPYINVDPGTLSPFQHGEVFVTDDGAETDLDLGHYERFIDESLSQANNITTGRIYLDVITKERRGDYLGATVQVVPHITDEIKHAIRRLAPSRDVVITEIGGTVGDIESLPFLEAIRQFRQEVGREHTLFIHLTLIPYIAAAGELKTKPTQHSVRELMEIGIQPDVLICRTDRPLSDDLKRKTALFTNVDPAAVIEARDVDTIYEVPLAYRAQKLDNLIVSKLGLTTPEPDLGEWQTLVNRVRHPQNGSVRIAVVGKYTALVDSYKSVQEALIHGGIANDVGVEIDWLSSEDFEKPDEHADGAAGTAKGAAAGNGRRGPELLEKYDGLLIPGGFGVRGVEGMLDAVRWSRENGLPFFGICLGLQCAVIEYARNVCGLSGSNSAEFNGDLTEAVICLMDSQRQVTDLGGTMRLGAYAARLTPGSRAADAYGTLEISERHRHRYEVNNAYRELLGKNGIRFSGLSPDGNLVEIIEVPEHPWYLGCQFHPELKSRPTQAHPLFQAFVAAALARRRMGEQDTAGEPRIAPQAAVRA
- the kdsB gene encoding 3-deoxy-manno-octulosonate cytidylyltransferase; the protein is MRHERTLGVIPARLGSERLSRKPLHPIAGRPLLEWVWRRVVGFHVLDRVVVATDAAEIVEACRTWGAEVVITSEHHASGTERIGELMGRAEYAAFDVVVNVQGDEPFVEEEHVAAAIAQVTNGFDIGTVAAPVGTMEAWRDSGVVKVTRRADGAALYFSRSPIPHRRDGDPTVEALGAEPYLRHIGLYAYRPDVLRRWSDLPASRLEAIERLEQLRALEAGLTIGVGVVAGAAGGVDTLADAERAEQRLRSEQHT
- a CDS encoding polymer-forming cytoskeletal protein, whose amino-acid sequence is MTALSHTLRPLVLCGVLLAAASAADAQTVTVRGRGDAENDRYLQRLVDSGAYEVIAGDTLLARNDTIHGTALVVGATARLEGVITGDLVIVDANVFVRPTARILGDVRNIAGGLYYSELAAVIGTVHSEPNAPYRVDRDDGSVIIRGTTAESALVLYGFRGIRIPTYDRVDGLTASLGAGYLLPRIGDVEPIIRGRLDYRTERSEFTGGLELAATRRRTEVAVGAERTTITNERWIRSDVNNSISSLVQAKDRRDYYAADRAYLEVRRLLESGARVTNAFARAQIEDATPLVAGDPWSITGDFRTDNIAVAESRTTSAILGASTVWTLPRHVVEIDAATEVGTDLLDGDFSFARYQIDASWAMAALANHTLTIEPHVQGPLPGTDSLPFQRWSFVGGSGTLYTYDVAEFRGDRVAFVETEYSIPLPRRLRIRFFGRPHFDLLHMAGMAWSAEESPGFEQNVGVRLRFNIVYLRAVTDPSRFSEDAEFAVGVSFPRRALPWQTGQ
- a CDS encoding aminodeoxychorismate/anthranilate synthase component II; translation: MLLVIDNYDSFTWNLVQLIGDLGVEPVVRRNDEITVDEIAEMAPERIVISPGPCTPAEAGISVDVIRRHGAHTPILGVCLGHQAIGAAYGGEVVRARRIMHGKLSPVAHRGADLFRGLPSPLDVTRYHSLVLDPGSLPASLEVLAWTDEPGWEDEIQAVRHREHPVWGVQFHPESIASQGGRELLHNFLSAT
- the xerD gene encoding site-specific tyrosine recombinase XerD, with the translated sequence MSFGLQPFSDHLALERGLSTRTVDAYRRDLDRLVLYLATRGVVRPADVTATDLREFVYHLKDLGLQPSSIRRNVSALRTYFAYLLAEGVVVADPTDRVELPRAWRRLPDVLSRDDITRILDAPDPSERLFWRDKALLEFAYASGVRVGELITVKVRDVDLQEGLALVFGKGSRERIVPLGRAALQALMVYLREIRPVLARNRGEGAVFLNARGTPLTRMGVWKILRRHVERAGITKRVTPHTLRHSFATHLLEGGADLASVQEMLGHADIATTQIYTHVEREYLRDVHRRFHPRA